A genomic segment from Thermus sp. LT1-2-5 encodes:
- the rpoD gene encoding RNA polymerase sigma factor RpoD codes for MKKAKTKKTKVEEIEAKDTLTALEALPEAEAPAEDLADLPDPDPELLEAEGDLALLDEGLDLDADLLLPEAEGEEVFEEAEEELALPKVSTSDPVRQYLHEIGQVPLLTLEEEIELARKVEEGMEAIKKLSEATGLDQDLIREVVRAKILGTARIQEIPGLKGRLDPKTVEEVDQKLKSLPKELKRYLHIAREGEAARQHLIEANLRLVVSIAKKYTGRGLSFLDLIQEGNQGLIRAVEKFEYKRRFKFSTYATWWIRQAINRAIADQARTIRIPVHMVETINKLSRTARQLQQELGREPTYEEIAEAMGPGWDAKRVEETLKIAQEPVSLETPIGDEKDSFYGDFIPDEHLPSPVEAAAQSLLSEELEKALSKLSEREAMVLKLRKGLIDGREHTLEEVGAFFGVTRERIRQIENKALRKLKYHESRTRKLRDFLD; via the coding sequence TTGAAAAAGGCCAAGACCAAGAAGACGAAGGTAGAGGAAATCGAGGCCAAGGACACCCTCACCGCCTTAGAAGCCCTTCCCGAGGCGGAGGCCCCGGCGGAGGACCTCGCCGACCTCCCCGACCCCGACCCTGAGCTCCTGGAAGCCGAGGGGGACCTGGCCCTTTTGGACGAGGGGCTGGACCTGGACGCTGACCTCCTCCTCCCCGAGGCGGAGGGCGAGGAGGTCTTTGAGGAGGCGGAGGAGGAGCTCGCCCTTCCCAAGGTTTCCACCTCCGACCCCGTGCGCCAGTACCTGCACGAGATTGGGCAGGTGCCCCTCCTCACCCTCGAGGAGGAGATCGAGCTGGCCAGGAAGGTGGAGGAGGGGATGGAGGCCATTAAGAAGCTCTCCGAGGCCACGGGGCTGGACCAGGACCTCATCCGGGAGGTGGTGCGGGCCAAGATCCTGGGCACCGCCCGTATCCAGGAAATCCCGGGCCTCAAGGGCAGGCTGGACCCTAAGACGGTGGAGGAGGTGGACCAGAAGCTCAAAAGCCTCCCCAAGGAGCTCAAGCGCTACCTGCACATCGCCCGGGAAGGGGAGGCGGCGCGGCAGCACCTCATCGAGGCCAACCTGCGCCTGGTGGTCTCCATCGCCAAGAAGTACACCGGGCGGGGGCTATCCTTCCTGGACTTGATCCAGGAAGGTAACCAGGGCCTCATCCGGGCGGTGGAGAAGTTTGAGTACAAGCGCCGCTTCAAGTTCTCCACCTACGCCACCTGGTGGATCCGCCAGGCCATCAACCGGGCCATCGCCGACCAGGCCCGGACCATCCGCATCCCGGTCCACATGGTGGAAACCATCAACAAGCTCTCCCGCACCGCAAGGCAGCTACAGCAGGAGCTGGGCCGGGAGCCCACCTACGAGGAGATCGCCGAGGCCATGGGTCCGGGCTGGGACGCCAAGCGGGTGGAGGAAACCCTGAAAATCGCCCAGGAACCCGTGTCCCTGGAAACCCCCATTGGGGACGAGAAGGATAGCTTCTACGGCGACTTCATCCCCGATGAGCACCTCCCCTCCCCCGTGGAGGCGGCGGCGCAAAGCCTCCTCTCCGAGGAGCTGGAAAAGGCCCTCTCCAAGCTCTCCGAGCGGGAGGCCATGGTGCTCAAGCTCCGCAAAGGGCTCATCGACGGCCGGGAGCACACCCTAGAGGAGGTAGGGGCCTTCTTCGGCGTGACCCGGGAACGGATCCGCCAGATTGAGAACAAGGCCCTAAGGAAGCTCAAGTACCACGAGTCCCGTACGCGGAAGCTCCGGGACTTCCTGGACTAA
- a CDS encoding EamA family transporter produces MDATGLALGFGLLSALAWGAGDFGGGMAAKTARTQAVVLWASLLGGLLFLVLAQARQEPFRPPDLPFALLGGALGTVGLYSLYRALAQGTMSLAAPVAGVVGAALPVAWGLFQEGWPGTGPALGLGVGLWGVWLASRPEGNANLLGLPWALLAGLGFGGFYVLMDRVEGLLWPAALGKLTAFTLVLLVSSPPKAHLPKAALPWVLLAALGDAGGNLFFLLAAQAGRLDVAALVSSFYPATTVALAWLLLGERLGPVRTLGVLLSLLALGLIALG; encoded by the coding sequence ATGGACGCCACCGGGCTCGCCTTGGGCTTCGGCCTCCTCTCGGCTCTCGCCTGGGGGGCGGGGGACTTCGGGGGCGGGATGGCCGCCAAAACCGCCCGCACCCAGGCCGTGGTCCTCTGGGCCTCCCTCCTGGGAGGGCTCCTCTTCCTGGTTTTGGCCCAAGCCCGCCAGGAACCCTTTCGCCCCCCTGACCTGCCCTTCGCCCTTTTGGGCGGGGCTTTGGGCACCGTGGGCCTCTACAGCCTTTACCGGGCCCTGGCCCAAGGGACCATGAGCCTGGCCGCCCCTGTGGCCGGGGTGGTGGGGGCCGCCCTCCCCGTGGCTTGGGGCCTCTTCCAGGAGGGGTGGCCCGGAACCGGGCCCGCCTTGGGCCTGGGGGTGGGGCTTTGGGGGGTCTGGCTGGCCTCGAGGCCCGAAGGCAACGCCAACCTCCTAGGCCTTCCCTGGGCCCTCCTCGCCGGGCTAGGCTTTGGCGGCTTCTACGTCCTCATGGACCGGGTGGAGGGCCTCCTCTGGCCCGCTGCCTTGGGCAAGCTCACCGCCTTCACCCTGGTCCTCCTCGTCTCCTCCCCGCCCAAGGCCCACCTGCCCAAGGCCGCCCTCCCTTGGGTCCTCCTCGCCGCCTTGGGGGACGCCGGGGGCAACCTCTTCTTCCTCCTCGCCGCCCAAGCGGGGCGGCTGGACGTGGCCGCTTTGGTTTCCTCCTTCTACCCCGCCACCACCGTGGCCTTGGCCTGGCTCCTCTTAGGGGAGCGCCTCGGCCCTGTGCGCACCCTTGGGGTGCTCCTAAGCCTCCTGGCCTTGGGCCTCATCGCCTTGGGCTAA